In Candidatus Desulforudis audaxviator MP104C, a genomic segment contains:
- the metE gene encoding 5-methyltetrahydropteroyltriglutamate--homocysteine S-methyltransferase, which yields MLVSNIGYPRMGRERTLKKLLEGYWGRVLDEEGLLAGAARLEEAHWRQQVRLGVELVPVGDLSLYDHVLDTAVMFGLVPERFEKAGDGLSLYFAMARGGPNAPACAMRKWFNTNYHYIAPEWERKPVLVKNLPLQAYLRAKDTLNGNAKPVLLGPFTLIKLSKNAPEWRRALYELSPLYAQVLRELDAAGATWVQVDEPSLILDVTEEEAKALAAAYRKITEGLRGLKIMLQTYFGGLSQYARLMALPVDGLGLDFVHGYPENIANLERHGFPPDKWLGLGIVDGRNIWRTNLRQKLDLLHKVFPYVPATRIWLQPSCSLLHLPVSAADESHLPSALRQGIAFADERLTELRALARAVKEGETVVAAELAAADQAQRALAELSGRVVPAVRMRVSALKETDFQRTAPYAERRKLQSRRLALPLFPTTTIGSFPQTPEVRAARARRRRGEVSKEQYDAFIRGQIAEWVRIQEQLGLDVLVHGEFERNDMVEYFATRLQGFAVTSNAWVQSYGSRCVKPPILFGDVYRDTPLTLAEALYAQSLTPQPVKGILTGPVTMLNWSFVREDLESDQIAYQVALAIRDEIVDLEKAGLAIIQVDEPALREGLPLRTEERAPYLSWAVSAFRLATGGACPETQIHTHMCYVEFGDILEAIEAMDADVISIETARRGGFLEVFKRSAYHRDIGLGVYDVHSPRVPEVEDMERVIRQALDVFRPEQLWVNPDCGLKTRQQKEVAAALKRMVKAARRLRTEYRPD from the coding sequence ATGCTGGTCAGTAACATCGGCTACCCTCGCATGGGGCGGGAACGCACCTTGAAAAAACTCCTGGAGGGTTATTGGGGGAGGGTGTTGGATGAGGAAGGCCTGCTCGCTGGTGCGGCCCGCCTGGAGGAGGCGCACTGGCGTCAACAGGTCCGCCTGGGCGTGGAACTCGTCCCCGTAGGTGACCTGTCGCTTTATGATCACGTTCTGGATACCGCCGTGATGTTCGGACTCGTGCCGGAGCGGTTTGAAAAAGCCGGCGACGGCCTATCCCTCTATTTCGCCATGGCGCGCGGTGGTCCCAATGCGCCGGCGTGCGCCATGCGCAAGTGGTTCAACACCAACTATCATTACATCGCGCCCGAGTGGGAAAGGAAGCCTGTCCTCGTCAAGAACCTGCCGCTCCAGGCTTACCTGCGGGCCAAGGACACCTTGAATGGCAACGCCAAACCGGTGTTATTGGGTCCGTTTACTCTTATCAAGTTGTCCAAAAACGCTCCGGAGTGGCGCCGAGCGCTTTATGAACTGAGCCCCCTCTACGCACAAGTCCTGCGTGAATTGGATGCGGCCGGCGCAACCTGGGTGCAGGTAGATGAGCCGTCCCTAATCCTCGACGTGACCGAAGAGGAGGCAAAGGCCCTGGCAGCGGCGTACCGGAAAATAACCGAGGGCCTGCGTGGGTTAAAGATAATGCTCCAGACTTACTTCGGCGGTCTGAGTCAGTATGCACGCCTGATGGCGTTGCCGGTCGACGGGTTGGGGCTTGATTTCGTCCACGGTTATCCGGAGAACATCGCCAACCTGGAGCGACACGGTTTCCCCCCGGACAAATGGCTTGGCCTGGGGATCGTTGACGGGCGCAATATCTGGCGCACAAATCTGAGGCAAAAATTGGATCTGCTACACAAAGTATTCCCTTACGTACCGGCGACAAGGATCTGGCTGCAACCTTCGTGCAGCCTGCTTCACCTCCCCGTAAGCGCTGCCGATGAATCTCATCTGCCTTCGGCCTTGCGCCAGGGTATTGCTTTTGCCGACGAGCGGCTGACCGAATTGCGCGCCCTTGCCCGAGCGGTTAAAGAAGGTGAAACTGTGGTGGCCGCGGAACTGGCGGCTGCCGACCAGGCGCAACGGGCCCTGGCGGAGCTGAGTGGCCGGGTGGTGCCCGCCGTTAGGATGCGTGTTTCGGCTCTCAAGGAGACTGATTTCCAGCGGACTGCTCCGTATGCAGAGCGTCGGAAACTGCAGTCACGCCGTCTTGCCCTTCCCTTGTTCCCCACGACCACGATCGGTAGTTTTCCCCAGACGCCGGAGGTGCGGGCTGCGCGGGCGCGTCGGCGGCGGGGTGAAGTGAGCAAGGAACAATATGATGCCTTTATCAGGGGTCAGATCGCCGAGTGGGTAAGAATTCAGGAGCAACTGGGCCTTGACGTGCTGGTACACGGTGAGTTTGAACGGAACGACATGGTCGAGTATTTTGCCACCAGGCTTCAGGGGTTTGCCGTAACCTCCAACGCCTGGGTACAGTCCTACGGTTCCCGCTGTGTTAAACCGCCGATCCTATTCGGCGATGTATATCGCGATACGCCGCTGACTCTGGCGGAGGCTCTCTATGCGCAATCGCTGACGCCGCAACCGGTAAAAGGCATCCTTACCGGACCGGTGACCATGCTCAACTGGTCGTTTGTACGTGAGGATCTTGAATCGGATCAGATTGCGTACCAGGTGGCTCTTGCCATTCGCGACGAGATTGTTGATCTGGAAAAGGCCGGTTTGGCGATTATACAGGTCGATGAGCCCGCCCTGCGTGAAGGACTTCCGCTTAGGACCGAAGAAAGAGCACCCTACCTGTCCTGGGCGGTAAGCGCCTTCAGGCTGGCCACCGGAGGTGCCTGTCCCGAAACCCAAATTCATACCCACATGTGTTATGTTGAGTTTGGCGATATCCTGGAGGCCATCGAGGCCATGGATGCCGATGTCATCTCCATCGAGACCGCCCGCAGGGGTGGTTTCCTCGAAGTCTTCAAACGCTCCGCCTATCATCGGGACATCGGTCTCGGCGTGTACGATGTTCACAGCCCCCGCGTACCGGAAGTGGAAGACATGGAACGCGTCATCAGGCAGGCGTTGGATGTGTTCCGCCCCGAGCAACTATGGGTTAACCCGGATTGCGGCCTGAAAACCCGACAGCAGAAAGAGGTGGCAGCGGCACTCAAAAGAATGGTTAAAGCGGCGCGGCGCTTGCGCACGGAGTATCGTCCCGATTGA
- a CDS encoding SIMPL domain-containing protein: protein MENSTSRSPQLVFLAVIMGLSLIICTVIFSGAFVKARSTSALTVTGAAERELRSDLVVWRGNFTRRSPQLPEAYALLKSDLEEIKSHLKAQGVLDEEITFMPVSMNTFYEVDKHGRETSEIRGYGLWQSVEVRSTDVDRITAVSRTSGELISKGIEFNSEPPQYFYTKLNDIKVEMLAEATKNARQRAEQIAVQGGGRLGPLRSAKMGVFQITPVHSTEVSDYGVNDTWSLEKKITAVVNAEFAIN from the coding sequence GTGGAAAACAGCACGAGCCGGTCGCCTCAGCTGGTTTTTTTGGCGGTGATTATGGGCCTCAGTCTGATCATCTGCACGGTGATTTTTTCCGGTGCCTTCGTGAAGGCGCGCTCAACCTCCGCCCTTACGGTCACCGGCGCGGCGGAAAGGGAATTGAGGTCCGACCTGGTGGTCTGGAGGGGCAACTTCACTAGGCGTTCGCCGCAGTTGCCGGAAGCCTATGCCTTGCTGAAGAGCGACCTGGAGGAGATTAAGAGCCACCTGAAGGCGCAAGGTGTCCTCGACGAGGAGATCACCTTCATGCCGGTCTCCATGAACACCTTTTACGAAGTCGATAAGCATGGGCGGGAGACCAGTGAGATCAGGGGATACGGTTTGTGGCAGTCCGTGGAGGTGCGGTCGACGGACGTGGACCGGATCACGGCCGTATCCAGGACGTCGGGCGAACTGATCAGCAAGGGGATCGAGTTCAACTCTGAGCCTCCACAGTATTTCTACACCAAGCTCAATGACATCAAGGTGGAAATGTTAGCCGAAGCCACGAAAAACGCCAGGCAGCGCGCCGAACAAATCGCGGTGCAGGGAGGCGGCAGACTGGGCCCACTCCGCTCGGCAAAGATGGGTGTTTTCCAAATCACACCCGTGCATTCCACCGAAGTGTCGGACTATGGGGTCAACGATACATGGTCGCTGGAAAAGAAGATAACGGCGGTCGTCAACGCGGAGTTTGCGATCAACTAG
- a CDS encoding LysM peptidoglycan-binding domain-containing protein translates to MFDVGRFPPDCPEGFLGLYFVIPGDTMSIVAKRFGISTQQLIAVNPHIADPSVLFPGDVLCVPGFRRPVTCPPGFENRLEVAPGDTMFSIAQMFNVSVEELIAANPHIPDPDVLFPFDILCVP, encoded by the coding sequence GTGTTCGACGTGGGCCGATTCCCGCCCGACTGTCCCGAAGGGTTTCTAGGCCTGTATTTCGTGATTCCCGGGGACACAATGTCGATTGTCGCCAAGCGGTTCGGAATCAGTACACAACAGCTTATTGCCGTAAACCCGCACATTGCTGACCCAAGCGTGCTATTCCCGGGGGATGTATTGTGCGTGCCGGGGTTCCGCAGGCCCGTCACCTGCCCACCGGGCTTCGAAAACCGCCTTGAAGTGGCACCCGGGGACACCATGTTCTCGATTGCGCAGATGTTCAACGTGAGCGTCGAGGAACTTATCGCCGCAAACCCGCATATTCCCGATCCGGACGTGCTCTTCCCGTTCGACATACTGTGCGTTCCGTAA
- a CDS encoding DUF2301 domain-containing membrane protein has product MKPHRRPVEIVYRSGYVLQTLGVLALFLAYDSARLDSILSVAGYFLIAAGVLISGWLLQVYMREVRIIVLVAAVAGIALQITGVVTGATHLVPLGLGFVFVGSCGLVGKEAYCFRFKEGWWLMPVLAVLTLALYIQHTVGHPTLAVQIVSAIALALFASFTIRKFKMPYYGGCGSEKE; this is encoded by the coding sequence ATGAAACCCCACCGGAGGCCGGTGGAAATAGTGTACCGGAGCGGATATGTGCTCCAAACCCTGGGTGTCTTGGCTCTTTTTTTGGCCTACGATTCCGCCCGCCTGGATTCCATCCTGTCCGTCGCGGGCTACTTCCTGATCGCCGCCGGCGTGCTCATCTCCGGTTGGCTTCTGCAAGTTTACATGCGGGAAGTCCGGATCATTGTGCTCGTGGCAGCGGTAGCCGGCATAGCGCTGCAGATCACCGGGGTCGTGACCGGTGCCACCCACCTGGTCCCACTGGGCCTGGGCTTTGTCTTCGTTGGTTCGTGCGGGCTCGTCGGCAAAGAGGCCTACTGCTTCCGCTTCAAGGAAGGCTGGTGGCTGATGCCGGTGCTGGCGGTCCTGACCCTGGCGCTATACATCCAGCACACCGTCGGTCACCCGACACTGGCCGTCCAGATCGTGTCCGCCATCGCCCTGGCCCTCTTTGCATCTTTCACCATCCGCAAATTCAAGATGCCTTATTATGGTGGATGTGGCAGCGAAAAAGAATGA
- a CDS encoding cation diffusion facilitator family transporter: MNAARLSVASNTVLMLGKLAAGFFMGSVSVISDGVHSGIDLLAALIALTAVRQSAKPADERHRFGHGKFENLASIAEAGLIALAAGAIIFNAVPRLFSPTPVGALGLGAGVVLTAIVVNSILSQYLFQVARETDSPALEADAWHLRSDVYTSVAVLVGLGLIHVTGQLIIDPLIGILVSLLILRAAYRLIRDALRSVLDVRLPEEDEAAILAVLERHRAGYVEFHQLRTRKAGPERHIDLHLVTPAHGSVAEAHALCDRIEKEIEALFPNRVHVLIHIEPCDDRCAGCPKPVKSDCPNE, translated from the coding sequence ATCAACGCCGCGCGACTTTCGGTAGCCTCCAACACCGTACTGATGTTGGGAAAGCTGGCCGCCGGTTTTTTTATGGGCTCGGTCAGCGTCATCTCCGACGGCGTCCACTCCGGCATTGACCTCCTGGCGGCGTTGATCGCGTTGACCGCCGTGCGGCAATCCGCGAAACCGGCCGACGAACGCCATCGCTTCGGGCACGGAAAATTCGAAAACCTGGCCAGCATCGCCGAAGCCGGGCTCATCGCCCTCGCCGCCGGCGCCATCATCTTCAACGCTGTACCCCGGCTGTTCTCCCCCACTCCCGTCGGCGCCCTCGGCCTGGGCGCCGGGGTGGTGCTGACCGCCATCGTGGTTAATTCCATTCTTTCCCAGTACCTGTTCCAAGTGGCCCGGGAAACCGATTCACCGGCCCTGGAAGCCGACGCCTGGCACCTGCGGTCGGACGTGTACACCTCGGTGGCCGTCTTGGTGGGTCTGGGACTGATTCACGTGACCGGGCAACTGATCATCGACCCGCTGATCGGCATCCTGGTGTCCCTCTTGATCCTGCGGGCCGCCTACCGGTTGATCCGCGACGCCTTGAGGAGCGTTTTGGACGTCCGCCTGCCCGAAGAGGACGAGGCGGCTATCCTGGCCGTCCTGGAAAGACACCGGGCCGGCTACGTCGAGTTTCACCAACTGCGCACCCGGAAGGCGGGCCCGGAGCGGCACATCGACCTGCACCTGGTGACCCCCGCCCACGGTTCGGTGGCTGAAGCCCACGCGTTGTGCGACCGCATCGAAAAGGAGATCGAGGCGCTGTTCCCGAACCGGGTGCACGTTCTGATCCACATTGAACCCTGTGACGACCGGTGTGCAGGGTGCCCCAAACCGGTCAAGTCCGACTGTCCGAATGAATAG